A stretch of Natronococcus sp. CG52 DNA encodes these proteins:
- a CDS encoding S8 family serine peptidase, whose product MRKRDSLGRENDGAAVSRRSLLQFGALAGIGLVGSTATAGRSAALDASNDGTFDTAYTNVRVREALHAWKRGYRGRPDRSLALTDSGTDARHPDIGPWNGVTISTEDGEFELESTHPGQGREIDPFEAVEDTGLPHLVGWHNDHDRYGSYSRPRDENGHGTHVAGIMAGSGRASAIDDERTRIDEPRTTLALGDALTYEVDAPAETGVFASVFGDAIEVAIEGPDGAELARAQGASGTSEESFENNIAETPTVHDDGEATYAVHVTALEGELISAGRLERVAAGAFLHADDTAGDALEDGDLSLHAGVAPGYSITSVTDLGTATGTFGEFADEFAETFNVRALNMSWGYVGGLPLGAAGGTLDDIPASIRRIAEGGILPVAAAGNDATPASGNGAPAVASEAISVVSTGPYDGIAAYSSGGIGGIDDDSGEPYLKPDVTAPGGQVNVLDIAALAGEPEDDVTEDDGDEEATEAELEPVEELEDLEAEQLEPKTEFDDAITGDADYEIDLADEVLDALTDVDGELLGNHGSGRGRNDGDRFGDVRDYTGKAGTSMAAPSVTGISGLVADAMEADAPDAISIPEPAEAGYEDVFRLKQTLLATASETALTAAPYHRAKAPVYRFGGRDPYEGYGRANVGPAIDAVTRDLTDESISGTVGLGVPDDERAVAGYVHVSDPGEIDAAVEFSHYSGANAGATKGDPHVDLFLYDAQNPDELTGEPTIVDKDAGLEGEASVSTTVSPDDLENDGGERVLYVVAKLVNVPGLVNGFDVRARLDLETAFDEAGLIVEGAREDDASVFTGGQTNRTELDVAVRHPDGEAVTVRDTVPENWDVDEEHGDVEATTPAFGGGTHVYFGVDDPQSAYEELTHFAQAPEGVEESGRYSFGPIAVTTDTDDDGTLTDREWTTLSGTDRDVTVVAEET is encoded by the coding sequence ATGAGAAAACGAGACAGTCTGGGTAGGGAGAACGACGGTGCAGCGGTATCGCGACGGTCACTGCTCCAGTTCGGGGCGCTGGCGGGGATCGGACTCGTGGGATCGACGGCTACCGCCGGTCGGTCGGCAGCTCTCGACGCGAGTAACGATGGTACGTTCGACACCGCGTACACGAACGTTCGCGTCAGAGAGGCGCTGCATGCCTGGAAACGAGGGTATCGAGGACGGCCCGACCGGTCGCTCGCGCTCACGGACTCCGGCACGGACGCGCGACATCCGGATATCGGCCCCTGGAACGGCGTCACGATCAGTACCGAGGACGGCGAGTTCGAACTCGAGTCGACACACCCTGGTCAGGGACGCGAGATCGATCCGTTCGAAGCGGTCGAAGACACCGGCCTGCCACACCTCGTCGGCTGGCACAACGATCACGATCGGTACGGCAGCTACAGCCGCCCGCGAGACGAGAACGGTCACGGAACTCACGTCGCCGGGATCATGGCGGGCAGCGGCCGGGCGAGCGCGATCGACGACGAGCGCACGCGGATCGACGAGCCGCGGACGACGCTCGCGCTCGGCGATGCGCTAACGTACGAGGTCGACGCCCCGGCCGAAACGGGCGTCTTCGCCAGCGTCTTCGGCGACGCCATCGAGGTCGCCATCGAGGGGCCCGACGGCGCGGAACTCGCCCGTGCGCAGGGGGCATCGGGCACGAGCGAGGAATCGTTCGAGAACAATATCGCGGAGACGCCGACCGTCCACGACGACGGCGAGGCGACCTACGCGGTCCACGTCACCGCACTCGAGGGCGAACTGATTTCCGCGGGACGCCTCGAGCGCGTCGCAGCCGGTGCGTTCCTGCACGCCGATGACACTGCCGGAGACGCACTCGAGGACGGCGATCTGTCGCTGCACGCCGGCGTCGCACCGGGCTACAGCATCACGAGCGTGACCGATCTCGGCACCGCGACCGGGACGTTCGGCGAGTTCGCCGACGAGTTCGCGGAGACGTTCAACGTCCGCGCGCTCAACATGTCCTGGGGCTACGTCGGCGGGCTCCCGCTCGGTGCAGCCGGCGGCACCCTCGACGACATCCCGGCCTCGATCCGCCGGATCGCGGAGGGGGGTATCCTGCCCGTCGCGGCGGCCGGAAACGACGCCACTCCCGCGAGCGGTAACGGTGCACCCGCCGTCGCGAGCGAGGCCATCTCCGTCGTCTCGACGGGGCCGTACGACGGCATCGCCGCCTACTCGTCCGGCGGAATCGGCGGTATCGACGATGACTCCGGCGAACCGTACCTGAAGCCCGACGTGACCGCACCCGGCGGACAGGTCAACGTGCTCGACATCGCCGCGCTGGCCGGCGAACCGGAGGACGACGTCACCGAAGACGACGGCGACGAGGAGGCGACGGAGGCCGAACTCGAGCCCGTCGAGGAACTCGAGGATCTCGAGGCCGAACAGCTCGAGCCGAAAACCGAGTTCGACGACGCGATCACCGGGGACGCCGACTACGAGATCGACCTCGCCGACGAGGTCCTCGACGCCCTGACCGACGTCGACGGCGAACTCCTCGGCAACCACGGTAGCGGTCGCGGCCGCAACGACGGCGATCGGTTCGGCGACGTTCGCGACTACACGGGGAAGGCCGGCACGTCGATGGCCGCACCTTCGGTCACCGGCATCTCCGGACTCGTCGCCGACGCGATGGAAGCGGACGCGCCGGACGCGATCTCGATCCCCGAGCCCGCCGAAGCGGGGTACGAGGACGTGTTCCGCCTCAAGCAGACGCTCCTCGCGACCGCGAGCGAGACGGCGCTGACCGCCGCGCCGTACCACCGCGCGAAGGCACCGGTGTACCGCTTCGGCGGCCGCGACCCCTACGAGGGCTACGGCCGCGCGAACGTCGGTCCGGCCATCGACGCCGTCACCCGCGACCTCACGGACGAATCGATCTCCGGAACGGTCGGTCTCGGCGTTCCGGACGACGAACGCGCCGTCGCCGGCTACGTTCACGTTTCGGATCCCGGCGAGATCGACGCGGCCGTCGAGTTCAGCCACTACAGCGGTGCCAACGCCGGCGCGACGAAGGGCGATCCGCACGTCGACCTCTTCCTCTACGACGCCCAGAACCCCGACGAGTTGACCGGCGAACCGACGATCGTGGACAAGGACGCCGGCCTCGAGGGCGAGGCGTCCGTCTCGACGACCGTCTCGCCGGACGATCTCGAGAACGACGGCGGCGAGCGCGTCCTCTACGTCGTCGCGAAACTCGTGAACGTCCCCGGACTGGTCAACGGCTTCGACGTGCGGGCCCGCCTCGACCTCGAGACCGCGTTCGACGAGGCCGGCCTGATCGTCGAGGGCGCGCGCGAGGACGACGCGTCGGTGTTCACCGGCGGCCAGACCAACCGCACGGAACTCGACGTCGCGGTTCGCCACCCCGACGGCGAGGCGGTCACGGTCCGCGATACGGTTCCCGAGAACTGGGACGTCGACGAGGAGCACGGCGACGTCGAGGCCACGACACCCGCTTTCGGCGGCGGCACGCACGTCTACTTCGGCGTCGACGACCCGCAGTCGGCCTACGAGGAACTGACCCACTTCGCGCAGGCGCCCGAGGGCGTCGAGGAATCCGGACGCTACAGCTTCGGTCCGATCGCGGTGACGACCGACACGGACGACGACGGAACGCTCACCGACCGGGAGTGGACGACCCTCAGCGGCACCGATCGGGACGTCACGGTCGTCGCCGAGGAGACCTGA
- a CDS encoding S8 family peptidase — MPRTTPPTVSNRRQFLRLVGAASAGTVSLSGSATALADGLETDTDDLQEALVVFDDVDDVDRLAELDLAEGFYGYETLPIGYGLLSGDQLLEVAGWNEVRRVSPNVDLDWEHDDARPDTRSREVQEGEGLETPYTGENVHTAVIDTGIDGVHPDLEENLEANWQWVGNPLDEGGDEDVWVDLGLVNSDDVGHGTHCSGSIGADGSESDGEYRGMAPDVTLTSYSTNASLTLLKATSAYDHLLTLQENGDHEIHLASNSYGAGPGEFDPWDPLNVATWYAYEADVLVSFSAGNDGPENDTLGQRKQAPYVMNVAATYADQSVTDFSSRGDVEGNHDRETAFENVVDLYSGVSEDEIDGPIGLHRPSVAAKGADVMSTLNPAQPLWALGEDEELWYGLLSGTSMACPVAVGCAALAIDAYVEHHGEVPDPIDVISTLEATADLEATDGLEETSGTADYTTTNAGAGYVDALAAAQRTEEGDLATFDEVELAGEE; from the coding sequence ATGCCACGAACGACACCACCGACAGTATCGAATCGACGACAGTTCCTCCGACTCGTCGGTGCCGCGAGCGCCGGCACCGTTTCCCTGAGCGGCAGCGCGACCGCGCTCGCCGACGGCCTCGAGACGGACACCGACGACCTGCAGGAGGCGCTGGTCGTCTTCGACGACGTCGACGACGTCGACCGCCTCGCCGAACTGGACCTCGCCGAGGGGTTCTACGGCTACGAGACGCTCCCGATCGGCTACGGCCTGCTCTCGGGTGATCAGCTTCTCGAGGTCGCCGGCTGGAACGAGGTCCGTCGCGTCTCGCCCAACGTCGACCTCGACTGGGAGCACGACGACGCCAGACCCGACACCCGTTCCCGAGAGGTCCAGGAAGGTGAGGGACTCGAGACGCCCTACACCGGCGAGAACGTCCACACGGCCGTCATCGACACCGGAATCGACGGCGTCCATCCGGACCTCGAAGAGAACCTCGAGGCGAACTGGCAGTGGGTCGGAAACCCGCTCGACGAGGGCGGCGACGAGGACGTCTGGGTCGACCTCGGTCTCGTCAACAGCGACGACGTCGGTCACGGGACTCACTGCAGCGGCAGCATCGGCGCCGACGGCTCGGAGAGCGACGGCGAGTACCGCGGAATGGCACCCGACGTGACGCTGACCTCGTACTCGACCAACGCGTCGCTCACGCTGTTGAAGGCCACGTCGGCGTACGACCACCTGCTTACCCTTCAGGAGAACGGCGACCACGAGATCCACCTCGCGTCGAACTCCTACGGCGCCGGCCCCGGCGAGTTCGACCCCTGGGATCCGCTGAACGTCGCGACCTGGTACGCCTACGAGGCCGACGTACTGGTCTCGTTCTCCGCGGGCAACGATGGTCCGGAGAACGACACGCTCGGCCAGCGCAAGCAGGCGCCGTACGTGATGAACGTCGCTGCGACCTACGCCGACCAGTCGGTTACGGACTTCTCCTCGCGGGGCGACGTCGAGGGGAACCACGACCGCGAGACGGCCTTCGAGAACGTCGTCGACCTCTACTCCGGCGTCTCGGAGGACGAGATCGACGGGCCGATCGGTCTCCACCGGCCGAGCGTCGCGGCCAAGGGCGCCGACGTGATGAGCACGCTGAATCCCGCCCAGCCGCTGTGGGCGCTGGGCGAGGACGAGGAGCTGTGGTACGGCCTGCTCAGCGGGACGAGCATGGCCTGTCCCGTCGCCGTCGGCTGCGCCGCTCTCGCGATCGACGCGTACGTCGAGCACCACGGCGAGGTCCCCGATCCGATCGACGTCATCTCGACGCTCGAGGCGACCGCGGACCTCGAAGCGACCGACGGCCTCGAGGAGACGAGCGGGACGGCCGACTACACGACGACCAACGCCGGCGCCGGCTACGTCGACGCGCTGGCGGCCGCGCAGCGTACCGAGGAGGGCGACCTGGCGACGTTCGACGAGGTCGAGTTGGCGGGCGAGGAGTAG
- a CDS encoding M14 family metallopeptidase, with product MSKHDTQERETEDEHSHGQERGHKIPDGSAFDGVPISRRQFGRLAGAVGAALTLPGNAVADLEDATMTDEYEYVVNHTPDDYPVPTLIRFADDSGLDDLLGLDIELEDDWLLEEQSVAYAQLTTAQVREVLDIPTAEELSYTPGSNPFWRLGYYPLGVFPQSYRSVDFVDYEQTIDGLSHLESEHGDRLNFFPIDEDVRYGESPGHYNYVSDRDDPKDVYVAEVTNDVRDRESFAEKQKVMFVLGMHGLERAGVEAGTRFIEQLLRGTERETASLLDDAVLLFLFANPDGWVARSPQYSSGWQLGGPGTGLPRAPAAPLYERGNAEIYDTNRQYPTVGWIDPAHFPSEPDPDRSVGDSPPQDVVERVSDSLGIVEHFREYENVTHGADLHGMFWNSDFILGMINQNEYTQDEFHDLYEMNRVLETDLEEELDDWETLADVQDAATGDYNPEVLFPILPETAYDYSTIWDAIGYTITGGLIGWMAADESLGGLGVTTMGFEMAYSHMIGGNVYNPELVDIQTRGYQASIRTMTEYALRDVDSSVVSDGESVAYVATDRLTRSSDELSFTSDGDGGGNGDTSLAVETSATTVAPGETATVSFDVEEGVHTLSANPHADDGLVDAVLRGPEGSVVRSSRPSETNADAHHHHEPWTVKHPAAGTWTVEFTSLMADSDPEDVIEPEVQIGTLSAEGNPDPREALGFEQEAYEVTPLEFFADYDASNAGVEVVELTVDDVKSGAHREHENLVVVHDDFADDAEYVAALDEYVEADGNLVLTDTGVALLAELESAPGVSADDVTRNAEFEVAHIEEKDEDHPLLTDTRPIQQLLWKVAPLGYAYAEEAPMTLVDADAFEASSGLSAGETDGQVAAGSIFTDPDEWQGIHVVGGLLPPASQENLHPFGLMNHAVSFFGHTVFTNALGFEQVRTVDGEETKRFGDADQTPPFAVDGERNDSGSVFTGGQTNRTELDVEATEPVLVRDTVPENWAVDEEYGDVEATTPAMGGGTHVYFGLDDPRASYEELAHFAQAPDDVLDSDTYEFGPIAVSRDTDGDDTLTDREWIELEETDREVTVVAEDV from the coding sequence ATGAGCAAACACGACACGCAAGAACGCGAGACCGAAGACGAGCACAGCCACGGCCAGGAACGCGGCCACAAAATCCCGGACGGGAGCGCCTTCGACGGCGTCCCCATCAGCCGCCGCCAGTTCGGCCGCCTCGCGGGCGCCGTCGGCGCGGCGCTCACCCTGCCCGGGAACGCCGTCGCCGACCTCGAGGACGCGACGATGACCGACGAGTACGAGTACGTCGTCAACCACACGCCCGACGACTACCCGGTTCCGACGCTGATCCGGTTCGCGGACGACTCGGGTCTCGATGACCTGCTCGGACTCGATATCGAACTCGAGGACGACTGGCTCCTCGAGGAACAGTCCGTCGCCTACGCCCAGTTGACGACGGCACAGGTACGGGAGGTCCTCGACATCCCGACCGCGGAGGAATTGAGCTACACGCCCGGTTCGAACCCGTTCTGGCGGTTGGGCTACTACCCGCTCGGGGTGTTCCCCCAGTCCTACCGGAGCGTCGACTTCGTCGACTACGAGCAGACGATCGACGGGCTCTCTCACCTCGAGTCGGAGCACGGCGACCGGCTGAACTTCTTCCCGATCGACGAGGACGTCCGGTACGGTGAGAGCCCGGGCCACTACAACTACGTCTCCGACCGCGACGATCCGAAGGACGTCTACGTCGCCGAGGTGACGAACGACGTCCGCGACCGGGAGTCGTTCGCCGAGAAGCAGAAGGTGATGTTCGTCCTCGGGATGCACGGCCTCGAGCGGGCGGGCGTCGAAGCCGGCACGCGATTTATCGAGCAGTTGCTTCGGGGTACCGAACGAGAGACGGCGAGCTTGCTCGACGACGCAGTACTGCTGTTCCTTTTCGCCAATCCCGACGGGTGGGTCGCGCGAAGTCCCCAGTACTCGAGCGGCTGGCAGCTCGGCGGTCCCGGCACCGGTCTCCCGCGCGCTCCCGCCGCACCGCTGTACGAGCGCGGTAACGCGGAAATATACGACACCAACCGCCAATACCCGACCGTCGGTTGGATCGACCCCGCGCACTTCCCGAGCGAACCCGATCCGGATCGATCGGTCGGCGACTCGCCGCCCCAAGACGTGGTTGAGCGGGTCTCCGACTCGCTCGGCATCGTCGAGCACTTCCGGGAGTACGAGAACGTAACCCACGGCGCGGACCTCCACGGGATGTTCTGGAACTCGGATTTTATCCTCGGGATGATCAACCAGAACGAGTACACCCAGGACGAGTTCCACGACCTCTACGAGATGAATCGGGTTCTCGAGACCGACCTCGAGGAGGAACTCGACGACTGGGAGACCCTCGCCGACGTCCAGGATGCGGCAACCGGCGACTACAACCCCGAAGTGCTGTTTCCGATCCTGCCCGAAACCGCGTACGACTACTCGACCATCTGGGACGCCATCGGGTACACCATCACCGGCGGCCTCATCGGCTGGATGGCGGCCGACGAATCCCTGGGCGGGCTGGGCGTAACCACGATGGGATTCGAGATGGCCTACAGCCACATGATCGGCGGGAACGTCTACAACCCCGAACTCGTCGACATCCAGACGCGGGGCTACCAGGCGTCGATCCGGACGATGACCGAGTACGCCCTCCGCGACGTCGACTCGAGCGTCGTCTCGGACGGCGAGTCCGTCGCCTACGTCGCCACCGACCGGCTCACCCGCTCGTCGGACGAGCTCTCGTTTACGAGCGACGGTGACGGCGGCGGCAACGGCGACACCTCGCTGGCGGTCGAGACGAGTGCGACGACCGTCGCACCCGGCGAGACGGCGACCGTCTCGTTCGACGTCGAGGAGGGGGTGCACACCCTCTCGGCGAACCCCCACGCCGACGACGGCCTCGTCGACGCGGTCCTTCGAGGTCCCGAGGGATCCGTCGTTCGAAGCTCGCGGCCGTCCGAGACGAACGCCGACGCCCACCACCACCACGAGCCGTGGACGGTCAAGCACCCCGCAGCCGGGACCTGGACGGTCGAGTTCACGAGCCTCATGGCCGACAGCGATCCCGAGGACGTGATCGAACCCGAGGTCCAAATCGGAACGCTCTCGGCCGAGGGCAACCCCGACCCGCGCGAGGCGCTGGGCTTCGAACAGGAGGCGTACGAGGTGACCCCCCTCGAGTTCTTCGCGGACTACGACGCCAGCAACGCCGGTGTCGAGGTCGTCGAACTCACCGTCGACGACGTCAAATCCGGCGCCCACCGCGAACACGAGAACCTCGTCGTCGTTCACGACGACTTCGCGGACGACGCGGAATATGTCGCCGCCCTCGATGAGTACGTCGAGGCGGACGGCAACCTCGTGCTGACCGACACGGGCGTCGCGCTACTGGCGGAACTCGAGAGCGCACCCGGCGTGAGCGCCGACGACGTCACCCGCAACGCCGAGTTCGAGGTCGCCCACATAGAAGAGAAAGACGAAGATCACCCGCTGTTGACCGACACGCGGCCCATCCAGCAGCTGCTCTGGAAGGTCGCGCCGCTTGGCTACGCCTACGCCGAGGAGGCTCCGATGACGCTCGTCGACGCGGACGCCTTCGAGGCGTCGAGCGGCCTCTCGGCCGGCGAAACCGACGGTCAGGTCGCCGCGGGATCGATATTCACCGATCCCGACGAGTGGCAGGGTATCCACGTCGTCGGCGGGTTGCTCCCGCCTGCGAGCCAGGAGAACCTCCACCCGTTCGGGCTGATGAACCACGCGGTGTCGTTCTTCGGTCACACCGTCTTCACCAACGCGCTCGGCTTCGAGCAGGTACGGACGGTCGACGGCGAAGAAACCAAGCGCTTCGGCGACGCCGACCAGACGCCCCCGTTCGCGGTCGACGGGGAACGCAACGACTCCGGCTCCGTCTTCACGGGCGGTCAGACCAACCGGACCGAACTCGACGTCGAGGCCACCGAACCGGTGCTCGTCCGGGATACCGTCCCCGAGAACTGGGCCGTCGACGAGGAATACGGTGACGTCGAGGCGACGACCCCCGCGATGGGCGGCGGCACCCACGTCTACTTCGGGCTCGACGATCCGCGGGCGAGCTACGAGGAACTCGCACACTTCGCCCAGGCGCCGGACGACGTGCTGGACAGCGACACGTACGAGTTCGGTCCGATCGCCGTCTCGCGTGATACGGACGGCGACGACACGCTAACCGATCGCGAGTGGATCGAACTCGAGGAGACGGATCGTGAGGTGACCGTCGTCGCGGAGGACGTCTGA
- a CDS encoding S8 family peptidase yields MTRETPSATDGSTRRRFLAGTGAAGLVGGIGLTGSASALLGDAVDGLVSVGETLVDDTLDLESDEEQETIVVFESNEDADRLLELEAIVGQFAVLPMAYAELTGPLIETVAGWDEVRYVSSNYELEYHNDDAREDTRSTQVREGEGLETAYTGENAHAVVIDSGVDGAHPDLEDNLQANLQYVGIPEVNEEPLWWQDVGFVDSDNSGHGTHCSGSVAGDGSVSDGEYAGMAPDADLTVYSCGAGGLLIVYIVAAYDDMLRRQREGDHDVQVVSNSYGPIEDDQPFVPDDPTNVATWHAHEAGILPVFSAGNDGPEEGTLSQYAKAPHVLGVAATHADQTVTDFSSRGRSQDGSWDHDNDDRGTAYENLTALYEGVPEDEIDGPLGIYRNGVAAKGGDVMSTLNPADPLNAADPDEELYYGLMSGTSMSCPVTAGCATLVVDAYLENHGENPDPIDVLTTLEAAAVEDVHDTYTAESVGAGYVDALAAVERAEAGDLAEFGEIEIAAGSRE; encoded by the coding sequence ATGACTCGAGAGACACCTTCGGCAACCGACGGATCGACTCGACGACGATTCCTCGCGGGAACGGGCGCAGCCGGACTCGTCGGCGGAATCGGTCTTACCGGCAGCGCGAGCGCGCTGCTCGGCGACGCGGTAGACGGTCTCGTTAGCGTCGGCGAGACGCTCGTCGACGACACGCTCGACCTCGAGAGCGACGAGGAACAGGAGACGATCGTCGTCTTCGAAAGCAACGAGGACGCGGACCGCCTGCTGGAACTCGAGGCGATCGTCGGCCAGTTCGCCGTGTTACCGATGGCCTACGCCGAACTGACCGGCCCGCTGATCGAGACGGTCGCCGGCTGGGACGAGGTGCGCTACGTCTCGTCGAACTACGAACTCGAGTACCACAACGACGACGCTCGGGAGGACACGCGATCCACCCAGGTGCGGGAGGGCGAGGGGCTCGAGACGGCTTACACCGGCGAGAACGCACACGCCGTCGTCATCGACTCGGGCGTCGACGGCGCCCACCCGGACCTCGAGGACAACCTGCAGGCGAACCTGCAGTACGTCGGAATTCCCGAAGTCAACGAGGAACCGCTCTGGTGGCAGGACGTCGGCTTCGTCGACAGCGACAACAGCGGCCACGGCACTCACTGCAGCGGCAGCGTCGCCGGCGACGGCTCGGTCAGCGACGGCGAGTACGCCGGGATGGCGCCCGACGCCGACCTCACCGTCTACTCCTGCGGCGCCGGCGGCCTGTTGATCGTCTACATCGTCGCCGCCTACGACGACATGCTGCGCCGCCAGCGCGAGGGCGACCACGACGTCCAGGTCGTCTCGAACTCCTACGGGCCGATCGAGGACGACCAGCCGTTCGTCCCCGACGATCCGACGAACGTGGCGACCTGGCACGCCCACGAGGCGGGCATCCTGCCGGTGTTCTCGGCGGGCAACGACGGCCCCGAGGAGGGGACGTTGAGCCAGTACGCGAAGGCGCCCCACGTGCTGGGCGTCGCGGCGACCCACGCCGATCAGACCGTCACGGACTTCTCCTCCCGCGGTCGCTCGCAAGACGGCTCCTGGGACCACGACAACGACGACCGCGGGACGGCCTACGAGAACCTTACCGCGCTGTACGAGGGGGTCCCCGAGGACGAGATCGACGGCCCGCTCGGGATCTACCGCAACGGCGTCGCCGCCAAGGGTGGCGACGTGATGAGCACGCTCAACCCCGCCGACCCGCTGAACGCCGCCGACCCGGACGAGGAACTCTACTACGGACTCATGTCCGGGACGAGTATGTCCTGTCCCGTTACTGCGGGCTGTGCGACGCTCGTCGTCGACGCCTACCTCGAGAACCACGGCGAGAACCCCGATCCCATCGACGTGCTGACGACGCTCGAGGCGGCGGCCGTCGAGGACGTCCACGACACATATACCGCCGAGTCGGTCGGCGCCGGCTACGTCGACGCGCTGGCCGCCGTCGAACGCGCCGAAGCGGGCGACCTCGCGGAGTTCGGCGAGATCGAGATCGCAGCCGGCAGTCGCGAGTAG